In Lycium ferocissimum isolate CSIRO_LF1 chromosome 7, AGI_CSIRO_Lferr_CH_V1, whole genome shotgun sequence, the sequence AACATTACACTAGAAACAAAGCTCATTTGAAGAAACCCAAAACTAGAACTTGAAGCTTCAAGTTTCATTGATGGTTGTCCATGGAGTTTCTGTTTTTTCTTCACGTTCTAGCTTCTCAAGACAAGCTTTAATTACAATTTTTAGATTCAATTGTCAACACACAATTTATTCGAATGaatttttcaccattttgaattatttttttcggCCACCATTTTCGTATGCAAGAATCTAATTGTAGAGTTCATGAACCTTATGGGCAGATTTCAAAGTGAGTTTAATTTTGGATCCATGAATATACCGTTGCAGTCGTCGGATGCCAATGGCGGAGCTTCGCCAGAGATTAgactttctaattttttattttttattttgttttgtgtttttttaatgataaattagattaaataaaaaagaaaatggttGGAGCCGTGAGATCGTGCCACGTGTCCCTGTTAAACGGAACTGTTAGAAGCGGGGGTATATATGACCAAAACGCTAACGGCGGGGGTATATATCATCAAAAAAGTAAATGGGGGATACAAACAAATATTTTGGGATAGTACGGGAGTATATATGACCCTTTGCCGTTTCTGAAAACATCAAAACGACCGAACAGGTCTTTACAAGAGACGTGTAAGAAAACTACAAGTACGCAAAGTTTTCATTTCGAGATATTAAAATAACATACTAAAAACAGCTAGTCCAACATGAACTAGTTTACATTTTCAATAGTGAGctataaaaaaacatttttggaTAAAGGATGGAATGTCTAACATCACATGAATCAAATTAAACTTTCAAAAGAATATATATCTAGTTTTGACATATTTTCGaacgtctttttttttttttttttcccgttcCAAATAGTAAGTTATATATGAAGTCCCTTGAAAGATATTCCATATTTTCTTGAGACCATACTTCTTACTTTTGTATTGATATTCTATTAAAGTAAGAGGAtggtaaattttcaaaatcaccctttataaatatgtaaatttgaaataatattgGAACCTCCTCCCCTGTAATGGAAAAATGTTGGTGGACGATTTCCATTCAAAGATCATGTATTTTTACGTGATCATTTGAATTCTTGAAAATTCATCACCACATTCCAAACCATCATCCTGcttttataaattaataatcatattttCTCTTATCTTTATGTACACGTGTGGATTTATAAATTGTTGTTTTTGGGTATTCATTGGGTGTGCTCTGGCGGCAGGGGTGGGGTAGATTATGTGAAGTGGAAGCAAATGTATATCGTATGTATTAGCCTTGATTACAAAAAAAACTTTCCATTTTAATTTCATGCACATATAGAGTTGTGTCGAAGCTAATACCAATTCATagaatatacatattttagtacttttaatcaTTAACTTACTAGTGAAGAAATATGCATAGAGGAAAAAGACAAGATATGGAGTCAAAGACAAGAAGACCATCTATCCTTTTCCAAACCGTTTTTACCTAGACTTATCAACCAACACCTCCCTACCCCCTTCACCCCCATCCCCCAAAGGTAGAGATATTATAATCCCACCGATTCAATTGAGCTCAATATTTTACACcgaacataaatatatataaaaacgatcactaaaatttcaaaaaatttaaatgtgTAACAAAATATTAGAAAAGTACAAAGAATTCAGCgatacaaatacatatattgaacccatcaaatttaaatattgaATCATCTATTACTAACCCCTACCCCCTTCACCCCAATCCTCCAAAGGCATTTTAATTCAGGGGATTCAACcaactcaatatatatatatatatatatatatatatatatatatatatatatagctcactaaattttcaatatattccaaatttttgaaccataatattagaaaaatggaaagaaaaaatcGCAatgaaaacatatataaatattaaaCTCATCAAATTGAAATACTGAATCAGCTTTTATTCACCCCACCCCCTATATGTTTCATACCTTATACCCTCTCTTCTCTTGATTCCCCGTTTCTAAGCAAAGCCCCACAACCATCACTATCATCAtgatcatgatttccattccatagaagtttcactctctctccctcttgtttttctcattttcttttttaattttttttaaatttttttttagattttttaggCTGATGGTGCTCATCAATATAAAGTTAGTGACTTCTTTTTACATCAAAACAGTTGGGGAGACAGGAAAAAGGGAGTGTctgaaaacaaaaagaaaagaaacaatacAATGAGGAAGCCTGAGTTCTCCTCCTCCTCCGgcagtaacaacaacaataacaataataacgcGAACGTGAAACTAAGAAAAGGGTTGTGGTCACCGGAGGAAGATGAGAAGCTCATGCATTATATGCTAACAAATGGACAAGGGTGTTGGAGTGATGTAGCAAGAAATGCTGGTTTACAAAGATGTGGAAAGAGTTGCAGGCTAAGATGGATTAATTATTTGAGGCCAGATCTTAAGAGAGGTGCATTTTCACCTCAAGAAGAAGAGCATATTATACATTTGCATTCCCTTCTTGGTAACAGGTTTGTCTCTctatcttctctctctctctctctctctctctctctctctctctatctctatctCACTCTCTATCTCAATGTGTTTTGATGTGTCTATACGTGCATGTAGGttaggagtagtatttttggAAGAGTTTTAAGTTCTATGAACTGAGGTGTAAAAGTATTTACACAATCAAATCTTCTTTGATAATTACAGTAGTATTTTTAGAAGAATTTTAAGTTCTATGCATTTGTAATGTAAAAAGATATTTACACAATCAGACCACTTAATTGATAATTATAGGTATAGTATTTTTGGAAGAGTtttaagttctatatgtttatgatgtcaAAAACTTTTACACAATCAAATCACTTATTTGGTAATTACAGATATATCGATTTAATTGACGACATGGTAAATTGGTTAGCTAATAAACAAGCTATTACCAGTTAAAATTCCTTAATAGTGTAAAAAGTTACACTTTAACTGTATatcacttgaattcttgttaACTTCTTCTGAGTTTAACTTGTGTATTCTCACTGCAAGCGTAAATTAGAGTTTTAAGATTTATCAGCcattaaagtaaatatttttttttatattatcaggTCATCTAAAGAATATCTATAGGTAAGCGGTAAGTTTTCTTAAAATGTGAGATATGaaatattgaaaataaaatatgttacttggtagaacaagtaaaaatgatcTGATGATGtaaactttatttatattatcaGTGTATATTACTTAAACtcatgaatttatatgtcagaTAAAGATAAGTACATGTAGTCGTCCACTTAGAAGAATAAAGCAGGTCAAATCCATCTCTTGTTTAGCGGATAATTTCTTCGATCTGCTATATTCAAAAGAGATTTATGCATGAATACATAAATTAGTAGATGATATACGTCTATGGATGCGAGGGAAACTGTAGTCTCCTTTCAGAACTTTTGCAGGATTTAGGTggacttttaattaaggatCAGGAAAAAGATGGGAAAGggtaaattcttttttttttttttttttttttttttttttttttgctttaaaattctttctttttaatttacttcTTCTGACAGTCTGTGTGTCTAGGAATTAATAAAACCTTGAACACACGGTAATTAAGGACCATTAATCAAATTGGACTTTTCAGTACCTATCAAGATCCCtcgtttttaaataaaatagagaTACCACCACAgtcataaaatacatagcagCATAAACGTTCAATTTTTTGGGTTGTActtaattaatatacaaaaaatcagaattttgaaattttttgacgAGAAATGTATTTTAAGTGAATCTCGTGAAGATTAAAGCAAGGTATATCTCCAATATAATTGTTTTAATTTGAAGTCAAATATCTACCTTTGTAAAGTACTAGCTATCTTCATGAAATTTTCGATCTATAACCGAAAGGTAAAATTGGAACATAATTCCTTCCATAGAAATACCCAATGTATAAAAGAAATGCTTTTGTCATggattttaatttatatacacGGATTGTATAAAAGAATTATTACATTTTCAATATTGTATTTTAATATGTTATAGCAGGTAACCTCTATACCTTATTGGATAactacataaaataattttacattttttgtgtataaaaattaaagtcaAAAAGATAATTGCTGGCAACACTAAGGTTGGTGAGAGGGGAGATTAAGGAAACAATTATCTCAGAATGTTAGTAGTAAGTAGTTAGTAATGTCAAGGGGACATCACAGTGAATTACAGGTAAACTTCAATGGCTAACATGATAAAGCTAATTATGATGTTATTGACTTCAACAGCTTACATGATTTATGGACATGCATATCTTAACTTATACGTTTTCAAATTCAATGAATTAACAGTATGCACCAAATTAAATTCTACCTAATAATATAACTTTTTTTGGTAGGCACATCCTTAAATTTTGCTTAGAATTGTATTACAACCCCCTAAAATTTAATAATCTCCATCTCTTTAAGGTtttgtagcttccaatattCTTTTCCAATAATGATCtaattttcttccttcttcattcctttttcttctcaattgttgataaatatatatattcagattTTGTCTCATTAGAAGCGAAAAGAAGCAGAGGAGAGACATCTTGCCAACTGGTCATTTAATAAGAGGGTTTTTATAGAATTTTGTGGATTTTAAGTAAGGGAATAAGGTAATATCGTAGTTGAATTCATTCATAGATGTGTTATATTTTATGATTATAGATGTTCAAGGCATATCTCTATATTTCTTAGGCAAACCTAGCTCGAGAATAAAGGTTGGAAAGAGCTCACGTAAATTTTGTGATACGAGATGGAAGAGTTTTTTTATAAGTAACTTATATCCATCGATattgtagaaaacaaattacaGTATCATCATGTCACTCAAAACATTTTATGACCTACTGTAATATATAGtagtataattttatttacattATCTGTGTCTATAAATTAAACTCCTCCTTTATAGATAAAATCCAAATTATAATATTAACAAGCAAGAGATCTATATATGAAGCATGCTGTTTTCGTGTACATTATGAAGCATAATTAAATGCACTTAGTTCTTCATCCAAATTAAATATTAACAAGCAAGAGATCTATATATGAAGCATGCTGTTTTCGTGTACATTATGAAGCATAATTAAATGCACTTAGTTCTTCTTAGTCAAAAGAGCAGAGTTGTATAGCATATTGAtcaactatattaacatcattgTCTTAGAGTTGAAAATCATCAACTTGCCATTCCCCAATCTTCTTTATGAATTATGATATTACATGCATGTTTCATGACTTTCACATTCTCTCAATTTGACTTATagatatttacttatatttatttttttcattgatTCCAAAGGTGGTCTCAAATAGCTGCACGTTTGCCTGGGCGTACTGATAATGAAATCAAGAATTTTTGGAATTCGaccttgaaaaagaggctaaagAACTCATCATCTTCCTCTACACCATCACCAAATGCAAGTGATTCATCCTCAGATCAGCCTTGCAAAGACCTCAACATGGGAGTCACTCAACAAGGATTCATGTCAATGCAAAAGCATAACCTAATGTCCATGTACATGGACTCAACCTCGTGTTCTTCCTCGTCCATGGCCCTAAACACCATTATTGATCCTTTGCCCACGCTCGAGCACACGCTAATTAGTGGATTCAACGCGCCCTCATACTTGAGTACTACACAACCAGGCATGGCACAAGGAGGGAATATTGTGAGTACTAATGGTGGAAGTCTTTTCTATGGAAATAACCATGGGATATTTGGAGGAAATATTAATATGGAAGGTCATGAGCTCTATGTTCCACCATTGGAGAGTCTCAGTATTGAGTATCAAAATGTTGAAAACGGGAATTTTGTTCAAAGGAACAGTCATCATCAGAACAACAATAACCCTAACAACATGACCAACTTGAATACTAGCCATAATTtcaatagtagtagtaatatcAAAGTAGAAAATTTTGGAGGGATAGGGAATTATTGGGAAGGAGATGATCTAAAAGTGGGAGAGTGGGACTTGGAGGAATTGATGAAGGATGTTTCAGCTTTCCCTTTTCTTGATTTCCAAGTTGAATAACCCTAAAACAACCTTTAATTTTCCTATGGAGATCAAGACCTTTTAATCTTTCAATATTAGACCACATAATTTCCATCCTATATAGTTCATATAAAGCCTCTTGTATTGAGATAAATTTGGACAGGAAATAGATAATGAGAGGGTAAAGAATCTCATGAGAATAAGTGTCATTTCCTGGTAGATATATACTTTTATGGCCTGCCATGCAACTTTTTGTATAGGATATTTTACCTTGTATCTTAAATGATGTAATTAGGAAAGGGGTAATTTGGTCATTTCGACTTCATTTAAGTGTTTGTAATAATCACCATATACTCTTGCAGATATATGTATAGTCACATGTGATAATGTAGAGATTAGTGATCATTGTCTATTAGTCTTTGTGTACAAACCATTTAAAATGTGAGCAATTATGTTTTTAATTAGTGGATTGAACAAGTCTTATGGACAAATAATTAGCTCTCTGTATTGTTTTATTCATGCTTGAAAAATGATCCATCGGTCCCCTCCTTTTAATGGACAATCTTAGCCATCCTCGTGTATCATATTTGTTTGTCTGTCTATGTGTGTGCTTGCATGCTTTGCGTTTGCTTAGTATTATGAAAATCAAGGATAATTATGGATATTAATCAAGGATTATGGATATGACACGCCAGTAATTTTCCCTTTAATGGAGTTTAATCTCTAAGGTGATACGTCCACTTGGACTACGGACTTTCCACATTGAAGGGTAAAAAGTCATCTTGCTCTAAATGTCACTAGGACTTTGTAATCATAACATTAATTACTACTTACCCTTAATGGTAGAATTCAAAGAACAATGATAGCATAATTAACCTTTCCACTCTCACTCCTAATGGTAGCAACACAGTCATTTTCGATAGGGAAGTTAATCAGTGCAAAATGAAATTATGGCCAGGGTAATAAAGAAACTTAGCACAATAAGTACACAGAAATAGAAGGTGACATCGACCTGAGAATTATATTTTAACCGGTGATAGATATCAATGAAAAAGTAGAATAAAAAATGGGAATAATTTCAATATTTGAACAAGTACTGAAAATGATGGAGACCCAGATTCAAATACCATTTGTTAAGTTAATATTTCTTCCAATCTATGTAAATGTTGGTGAATATATAATTACACGGTATCTTTATTAGGGAAAGGTAACTGATACTTAATGAATTAATCGAAGTACATGCAAAGCTAGTCCACACATCCAgttatttcaaaaagaaaaacttgggGCACTTAGCTATTTGCTAGAATAGCTTAAACAATCATTGAAATGAGGGGAAAAAATCTTTTCCTCCTCACTTTGCTTTAAGATTTTGGAAATAAGGGGGAGAACATAttgttgagaatataattaataaactaaaattatattttctctAACAGCTTAAGTTTTTAGAGAGACCGCAACACTCTTCAACATATATAAGTCATATACATGGAAGGACTTATATATTTCTCCCTCCGAATGGATGCTAGTGTTAAGAACTTTTAACAGAAGAAATATGTGGAATCCTgaatggttaaaaaaaaaaagtttttaaaacaaaaaagatgacaaataaagaggtatttttcttaaattaaggAAAAGATACTCTTACATATACAATAGATTAAAGACAGTAAAAATTGaattcatatatatcatacGGTAAATTATTATCAATAATTCAATATCACTAGGCTTTTAGAAGGCGGATAAATGACCTTTCTTCATatccatgattgattctgaTGATAAATATCGAGTGCGAATATATTTTGGGacaagggtcaaaaatgcccctttactttggaaaaagggttaaaaatatcctccaaactaattttgggtcaaaaatatctcttccgtcattaaagttttcaaatacaCCCCTGTCTTAACAAAAATCCACaacataacccgatttcatttttaaacctaCTCCATTTAATAAAAAACACATATGGGTTGCCCGCTCCTGTGCCTAGTGGCTCCAGATGTAGGATTCAGGAACAAGTTGGTCGCATCTggatttttatgtagttggttCGGTTTTAAATGGAACGGGTTTAAAtatgaaatcgggttatgttGCCAATTTCCGTTAAGAAAggaatatatttgaaaactttaatgacggaagggatattttttaatccaaaattaATTAggaagatatttttagccctttttccaaagtaaaggagcatttttgacccttttcccttgtATTTTCTATCATATCTTCATTTCCATGCATGAGGGGTTGCAGGAAAAAAATCTAAGATGGATATTTTTTGTTAGTTTAGGTTAGGAGGCCAAAGTGATTTCTGTATAGTTAAAAGCTACTGATTAGCTACAGGATGAAAGTAAGTGCTTCCCCAAATCATTTCACCTCAAGATTTGACATTCCATAACTAACTAATCTGACTTTTAAGTTTTGACAAGATTGTTTGATTACGTAAATTGTGCATTGCAATGAGGTCAGCTTTAATTTTGGGCACAGTTTTTGTTATGGTGAAATTGTTAAGCAAGTAAAAAGGGGAGagactattttttttcttaaaaatattcgtttaacttctttaatagtgtaaaataattttggcatCATATCACTTAGAAGATAATGACGAAATTAATTTAATGTAACTATATATTGCTACAGTATACagtataatataattttatattagAGCTGGGccctttttcaatttttcgaaatttctaattaagtctttttttcaattttataacAAAGTTCGCAcaactttttgaattttttcttaaacGGGGTGTTTGATGATGTTTCATGGAGACATTATTCACTGCATAAGAAGTAGATATAGGAATACATATAAAATACTAGTATTTCCATTTGAGATATTTATATACTATTTTGGTATACTAATGTCACAAATATTgtatttataataatattaaacACTTATATATCATTTTATTGTATTGATATATGTTTTGTTATACTGAAATATCAGtttggtatattatatattgaaaCTATTTGACATAATACACagattttagaaaaaatagGTACACTAtgtcaaatattttttatttgatatagaaaaaaaagtaaaagataTATAAATCAGTTATCtttatcataattttaaaaaaaaaaaaaaaaaaaaaaaagaaactgaaCAAAAATGTGAAtgcaaaaaaaagatttttttttttttttggtaaaatgaaagaaattagaaaaggagaaaaaagataagaaaggacgaaaaaaataaaaagaaaaaaagaaaaggaatagaAACCATGTGG encodes:
- the LOC132065751 gene encoding transcription factor MYB46-like, which produces MRKPEFSSSSGSNNNNNNNNANVKLRKGLWSPEEDEKLMHYMLTNGQGCWSDVARNAGLQRCGKSCRLRWINYLRPDLKRGAFSPQEEEHIIHLHSLLGNRWSQIAARLPGRTDNEIKNFWNSTLKKRLKNSSSSSTPSPNASDSSSDQPCKDLNMGVTQQGFMSMQKHNLMSMYMDSTSCSSSSMALNTIIDPLPTLEHTLISGFNAPSYLSTTQPGMAQGGNIVSTNGGSLFYGNNHGIFGGNINMEGHELYVPPLESLSIEYQNVENGNFVQRNSHHQNNNNPNNMTNLNTSHNFNSSSNIKVENFGGIGNYWEGDDLKVGEWDLEELMKDVSAFPFLDFQVE